In Lactuca sativa cultivar Salinas chromosome 5, Lsat_Salinas_v11, whole genome shotgun sequence, the DNA window ATATCCCAAACACTTCATCCACAGAAACATCACCCACTTCTCAAGCCATGGCAGACATCCCTGGAGGAAATCCACCTCCAAACCCACCACCCGAACAAACCCTCCGCCAATGGTCAAGACAAGAGgttactcaacaacctctttgTATCACGTATCCAGCTGCCACAAACCTTGAACTAAAATCCGGGCTTGTCCACTTACTCCTAACTTTTAGAGGTTTGGAGAATGAAGACCCTCACAAGTTCCTCACTAAGTTCCATGTAGTATGTGTGGGTATGAAACCACACAATGTCACGGAGGACCAAATCAAgcttagggcattcccctttgcGGTGCCAGATGCAGCCAAATACTGGCTCTATGACCTCCCACCAGGGACGATGACTACTTGGGTAGACCTTGCACGGTTGTTCTTGGATAAGTACTTTCTCGAAATGAAAGCTTCAACCCTACGGAGGGAAATTATCAGGATCAAGCAACACAAAAGAGAAGATTTCCACACATATTGGGAAAGATTTAAGAAACTATGTGCCCGTTGTCCAAAGCACGGGATTACCGAGTACCAGCTCCTACAGTACTTTATTGAAGGCATGACCCCAATGGAAAGAAGACTTCTCAATGCTTCTAGTGGCGGATCTCTATCCGATAAGACTCCAACCGAAATCCGCAATCTAATCAAGATCATGGCCGAAGATTCCAAACATTCAAGccatgatgaagaatggtacacggATGCACCCCGAGGTGTGAAGGAAGTTCAAACTCCTTATAATGAAGCTCAATTGTCCGAGCTCACAAAAGTAGTAATGATGTTGGCCAAAGACAAAGGTGTGCATCCCACACCCCGCCCATGTGGTATTTGCACTCAAGTGGGGCATCCAACCGATATATGCCCACAACTCCAAGAGGAAGACTATGAAGAAGCAAAAGTCATGGGAGGCTATTCTGGGTCAAATCAGAGGGGTTATGAGCAGCCACGGGGTGATCAAAGATGGAGTAACAATCAAGGTTGGGGAGGAAATCAACAAGGAAATTATCAACCAAGTCAACCACATCAATACCAACAAAGACCACCTTTTCCATCACAAAACTTTCAACCAAGGCAACCACAACACCCTCCTCAACAATCAGGTTCATCAagtatgtccttagaggacatagTGAAGAGTTTGACAACTAGTACACAAGCTTTCCAACAAGAGACAAAAGCAAGCATAAAGAACTTAGAGAAACAAGTTTCACAGCTTGCTACTTCCGTAGGCAAATTAGAatctcaaggaaagttacctGCACAAACTGAAACAAACCCAAGGCACAATGTGTGTGCCATCACATTGAGAGGCGGAAAGAGTTATGATGGTCCAAAAGTGTCGGTTGATCAAAAGGAAGAAGAAATAGTGGTCGAAGAGGCAaccaaagaagagaagaaagaagagaaaaTAATCGAAAAGAAGCCCTTCATCACTGAGTCTAAAGCCACACCTGCTCCATTTCCCGAAAGATTAAAGAGCACAAAGAAAGAACGGGAGGAGAATGAGATCATGcaaatgttcaagagagttcaaatCAACATTCCACTCCTCGAGGCCATCAAGCAGGTACCTAGATATGCAAGGTTCCTTAAGGATATTTGTGTatctaaaaagaaattaaaaggaaaTCAAGTCGTAACAGTTGGGGAACATGTATCCACGGTTTTGCAAAAGAGGATGCCCCCGAAGTGCAAGGATCCCGGTGTCTTTACCGTACCTTGCAAATTGGGGAATCTTCATGTACCCCGAGCCATGCTCGATCTAGGTGCATCCGTAAATGTCCTACCATATTCTCTTTTCAAATCAATTGGTGTAGGAACATTGAGCAAAACCGGTGTGATCATCCAACTTGCTGACCGGTCTTTGGTACACCCAAAGGGTGTACTAGAGGATGTGTTAGTGCAAATCGATGAATTTATCTTCCCGATTGATTTTTATGTCTTAGATATGGGAGTTGATGACTCTCCAAGTTCAAGTTCCATACTTTTAGGTAGACCTTTTCTTAAaacttccaaaaaaaaaattgatgtctACAATGGAACTTTAAATATGGAATTTGATGGTCAAGTTATCAACTTCAATGTTCATGAAGTAACCGGATAGTTGCGGGAAGTGTAGAATCAGCTATCATAACTAGGGGACCCAAACACCGTAATTCGAGACCCCAGccttagataataaaaaaatgaaatactGAAACGTTTTTTTGGCGGTAATAACAGATTTAGGATGATTTGCTTCTGGATGTTTAAAAAGAATCTTTATCGACAACTCTGGACCCACAGAACGCGGACCTATTTGTTGATACGCGGTACCCTCGCGGTAACAGAGAGCTTAAGTATCAGATCCACACAGTCAAGAAAGAAGAAAGGGTACAACTGTCACATCCAGTACCCCAATCATAAATTCAAGTGGCAAAACGAAGAAACTTTCAAAAAGTCAAAAGTTAATTGAAGAATCCAAATCCAAAACGAAGTACAAATCAAAGTTCAATCAAATCAAAagccaattcaaagtcaaatctgGCGATCAaagaactgtgtgatatgatacttgtggctctAAAAAAAGTGAAAGAATAGGAGCTGGGCCCCTTCGGGTGGGCTCACTGTTTCAACGAAAGCTGATTCGCCGTGACGGGTTCTTAAGGATGCGTCGATTCTGATTCTTGGCcatctagtcttaaggacatgagaTTCGGACTATGTTATTTTCGCCCATAAATCTTAGTAAGGTATAAAGTTTTAATAAAACTAGGGTTGGATTATTGGGTTACACCGTTTCGGGTCTTCCTCACTTTGGGAGTCTGTGATATATGGAAGGAAGCAGGATGGTTGCCTAGGTATTAATGATTGGAGCAATATTGATGTAAAGTCTGATCGTACTTGTATAGATTATTTAATTGTGCCTTAAATTTCTTTTTGATACATTTTGTTTCTTTAGTGCTTCTGTACAtaatttttcttttcctttttcattGTTTGCATTGCATGCATTCATCCCTAGTCCTTAGAACCTTCCCGTCCCCTTTTGTTCTAAGTTTCTTTCTGTCATCTAGAAATTGTCCTGTTTTGTCtgtttcttgttctttcttgaggacaagaaaggtctaagcttggggagatttgtaaggtgcaatttgtgcacctttttgcacaccttttagtcccttttcataCATTTATTTAGCATAATTGTTCTTCATTtgtcttgcatttcatcatattcatgttagtctctagaacaaccttatttgcacacttttatgtctttttcaggtaaaTCGGAGGTTGGAACGCACTTTGGGAAGTGtcgggaagcattggtgaagatttcgggatgatcgggcgaagaacgaaaaagttggaaaaatcaagtttggattcgGAGTCAAAGGGGTACACGGGCCGTGTTGACCAAAATGGGAGctgttgaccatgctgaacacgggccgtgtcagttttactctatgtccaacacgggtcgtgttgacCAAAATGTGAGctgttgaccatgctgaacacAGGCCGTGTCAGATTTACTCTATGTCCAACACGGGCCGTATTCGACCCAgaaaccaacttttggcagttttttctatctttcatattacgggttaagggccatttttacacacacacacaagatatCAGAGCACATTTTGAGAGGGGAtttcgaaggtttttgcaaggatttgatcatttatcatttggaaacattatttctcttatttgtaagttgtaattgcacattatttccatcttttattcttgtgatcttgttctagccatgtgtggctagaaccctagtttctccactttcatgttttgacttcttgttAGTGACTTgaatcatatgacatgatgtttgttcttaattcctatctaatgaatttgattttgcttcaatcgaatgtttgattctaattgtgattcttattggccatttgaattagggttaggtcattcaagttatctcttttacaaaatccgtaattgttttgtgaaattgaacaagtaacaagcattaaattgatctctattgaatgaatttagtgtaaatcttattcatacacttttacactcccgagcttatgaggagtattgggtgttgttgggaacattcacataaagcttcatgcaatcttataatctaattctaagagcttgtttagattatgTTAATAAGATTatggttaatcaaagagcttgttttggttaattaatgtggtgaatgggaagtgttagagtttattagcactttcaagtaccaacttagatagaactgAATGAATATTATGTCATCATTGAGTCACATTGCTTAgttgtcatacatgaagttggagtccttacaaaatctGAATCTAATTCACTCTTTTAGTTGATTACTTGTGTTTTTAAGtgtttgttttaattattttattctaAAACCCCCTCTTTACTGTTGGTAACCatagtaccttgcgcaaagaggtgTAGACTAATTattccgtgtctctgtggatcaacCCTGATttccttgtactaccttttagtgcaatatagtgggattcttttcgagtatatcgtacccctttatttgttgggtttgacacgcctaacagtcCTCTCGTGTGACCTGCCGTAGCGTCCTCGACCTTGCTGTCCCTAACCTCTCGAATCCACCACCTTGGGCCTCTTTCCCGGACTCTCAACACTGGACACAAaatcttgattcctcttcttttcCATCTCCAGATCAACCTCCCTCTCTCTAGGCCTCACtatcatatcttccagtgtcttgCTGTTGGATTGGCTCATAAACTGCCGAATATCGCCGCTcagcatctcatggtatcgggccttcttcatctcctcgtccaacACATACCGCGGAACCAGAAGTTCCATCTCCCTAAACAtagtggtgatctcagtcaccgacttaGTAGTCTGacggagatcctgaaactctcgtgccggctgctgcacctcaatcaatGGTGTAAACTCGGCTCGGAACTTGGTCGATaaatcactccaagtcatcgAATCAATGAAATCACCCCTGTATCATGCCCTACCTCCTACCACCAATCACATGCCCTGTACTTCATAAGGCAGGAAGCTAgtttgaccttgtccccctcgagaCAACAGCTGGTACGGAAGGTGTTGGAAACATCTGTCAACCACCTGCTACTCGCAATGAGCTACTTGGCCCCATAGTAGTCTGGCGCTCCACACACCCGAAAGTCCCTGAAGGTCAGAGAGCGCGTCCCGATCAAAGCCATAATCTCATGGTGAAAGGCACTCAATCTCTCATCAAGAATCTCCAGAATACCCTCCTTAACCGTTCccaagatcataggagtctgatcAAGGATTCTATGCGTAATCTCagacgagatgaactccctcTTCTGGTCATCAAGATGCCCGACGTCATAACCTAAGCCTGAATCCTCTTCAACATCGCAACTGCCCACTGGCATGCCTCGCAATACCActatactgaaaatagaccataaaACTACTCGAATACGCAtcatgcccacatactatgagtccaatcatcctcgggatggaatactcatgacccccaaccatcgggttggaatgcccaggtctagtGGCTCTCGcataaagcagataagcctcaaccaccaatcaaacatgtgcacatatatcagataatcacataatagtctatagacagacaaaccgatctaacagatcataacaacataataacaacctatctaccaggataccgatcataacaacataataacatcctatctaccaagataccaatcataacaacataataacatcctatatactaggatactgatctaacagatcatacttgcataacatatcaggatagcaatccaaaaagggtcggccttggtgccttagatccttgagtatagtgaggaaaactcacctcacaactgtcATACTGTAGAGATAAGGTCAAACTCTCGAATCAcagccacaaactccaccacctatatccaCCATAAaaccacttccataaattcccaatttactaaaatactgttggatatagtgtctaagcccataactatatttggtatatacttgacccgacccggcatggtccatttgggttgcacttcacccgaacaatttatggataatatttgagaatagtacaagttatgatttattaatatattataagttctaatatattaatataagatcatattatttaattagtagtgatctataattaatctaggattaatttagtgatcaaagatattactaattaaatatgggcttctatatttatatagtgtgggcttatgcttatttggaatgggctaggcttggatggagaagtccatggatactccatggagctttaacccatggatctcatggaaatgaagagacatgggtattagggtttacatggatgtaaccctaatccaccacactatataaaggaggctttggctcttgaaatcacactaattgacacatgttgaggtgagggccgatttcaagagaagtgtgactattctctcaaagttccaagtttgtggtgatttgtgactttcatttgaggcatccacattattggtgctaggctctaaaactccaaggaatcaactacaactacaaggtaagtgtttctactagctttatttgattcaagttccccatgccatgctagttaggatataagccttggaaaaataattatttgcatgtatcttagacaaacatagatccaaggtttattagggttgcatgtacacttaggaagtgttagaatgctcaaaacccatcagtggtatcagagactaggtttgtttgtttgatacttgttgcaatatgcttgaaaaagtcgaaatcttgctgtctgactgatggactcgccgagtccatggggggacttgccgagtccacttgtatcttcaacctactcgccgagtaggttcatgcactcgacgagtagggtcaacagagtgcagtttttcgactttagttgctggaaatggattagaaacattaccctaaactgttttggtacttgaaaacttgttttagaaggtgtaatgtcttttctaactcatttacaacaactagttatcaaaattacaaagattaagtgtgattttgatatatgaaagtgttcatgttcatgatcttgttcttatgatgtttagatgatcataggaattatttgtaacctatgtggtagattaattcttgatcataatgttttttaatggagtccataacttgtcctcaagttatggaaaaccaaaagtctcttggattgaaaaccattaaaagaacacaagagttagaaaaatgaagagtcttcattttattactctattaaactcataagttacaagataagaaaagttttgaaagtttacaaaacttgccctcaagttttggaacaagtaaagtcaagttaaaactttagttccaacccttagaattttaaaagttaaaattcaacccttatacttatattattatgatttaataattatatatatatatatatatatatatatatatatatatatgtataagaacaaagtcgtcttaccgctagtacgccttattcacgaagccggtctataaggtgggtataaggttgttgcctataaaatggtgacttaatgggtgtccactctcacccaccgcttgcttgactggtggagggtcgttagccgaatgggtaagacaaggacttataaattctcattcaaagtatgatgaatattatagagtaactaaatgctttattaaattcccaatcttaattactttaggaaaaatgtgaataaggtgctaatccatgaaattacacttaatactttgtttaagtcgttggtggagcgtgtgtggttaaccggcacactaacttggacttaacaaggtaggtaaagggtgacttaaaggtttattatagtatcgatggagcgtgtgtggtttaccggcacatcgattgagtgataaactttaaagggtaccaagtgatttgcatggttacttcacacctcgttttgtgatcctcggcatcccagtcacaaaacttggagggcacactcgagattgaaacatgcctttgaaaattttattgaatctcaaagaatctaggaatttctaagaaccaatcaaagcctaatacttaaatatttcggttttcgtggtggaaattggtgaatcgtcattcacctacctttcaaatatggtatagcttagattacggcatacctcttctaagttatattatattgtgattggatcctagccttaatattacatttgggtgttttattaacgactctcttatatctaaactaatcttgttctcttctttttagatgtcttcaaacaatgctgcttctggctctaatcctaatggctcctttacccttatgaacttatgtgggaaagtcacctttgatggatccaacttcaatgagtggatcagaaacatcaggatgattacccgctacgaggacaaagaatatgtccttgacaaggagcttaaggagattgatgagaccactgcaactcctcaggagatcgctgaatttcgggcacatgaaagggatgctacgaaagtggcttgcatcatgatggccacgatgacagcggaactccaaaagtcttatgaggatttctacccttatgaaatgcactaagatttgatggaaagataccatcaaagtgcaagacaagagaggtatgaaatcatctgctccatgataacaaccatgatgaaggacggggaatccgtcacgagccacatgcagaaaatgcaaaggtatgtggatcatttgctgaagcttaatgtgaacttccctgaggatcttgcaacatatatcatttttcactccttaccatcgtgctatgatcaattccgcatgacatatcacatgaataaggaagaggtcacactcagcaaacttcagggacttctcaagaccgcagaatcaggtcttaaggggaagtcggttgctatcactcgtactccaaactcaactccggttttggcaattgggaaaaatcgatgaaggaagagaaagagatgctcgaagggtaccaaggctcggacccttgatggctcttcttcaagtggaaccaagaaagggttcgtcactccttcttttgacccaaaagaggctgaatgcttctattgtcatgaaaaatctcattggaagcggaactgcccaaagtaccagcaggatgtgaaggatgggaaagtcaaacccaaccatgcaggtacttacactatcatttctaataactcaccccattctaagtcttgggtccttgataccggttgtggtattcatatttgttgtgacttgcagggactaagaagaagtgagaatgtggagcaaggaagaataaacttgatcatggggaataggaaagctttacctgttaccaagattggagtttatactttatcgctaagtagtgggtttaatttagatttgaataagtgttgt includes these proteins:
- the LOC111889560 gene encoding uncharacterized protein LOC111889560 — its product is MADIPGGNPPPNPPPEQTLRQWSRQEVTQQPLCITYPAATNLELKSGLVHLLLTFRGLENEDPHKFLTKFHVVCVGMKPHNVTEDQIKLRAFPFAVPDAAKYWLYDLPPGTMTTWVDLARLFLDKYFLEMKASTLRREIIRIKQHKREDFHTYWERFKKLCARCPKHGITEYQLLQYFIEGMTPMERRLLNASSGGSLSDKTPTEIRNLIKIMAEDSKHSSHDEEWYTDAPRGVKEVQTPYNEAQLSELTKVVMMLAKDKGVHPTPRPCGICTQVGHPTDICPQLQEEDYEEAKVMGGYSGSNQRGYEQPRGDQRWSNNQGWGGNQQGNYQPSQPHQYQQRPPFPSQNFQPRQPQHPPQQSGSSSMSLEDIVKSLTTSTQAFQQETKASIKNLEKQVSQLATSVGKLESQGKLPAQTETNPRHNVCAITLRGGKSYDGPKVSVDQKEEEIVVEEATKEEKKEEKIIEKKPFITESKATPAPFPERLKSTKKEREENEIMQMFKRVQINIPLLEAIKQVPRYARFLKDICVSKKKLKGNQVVTVGEHVSTVLQKRMPPKCKDPGVFTVPCKLGNLHVPRAMLDLGASVNVLPYSLFKSIGVGTLSKTGVIIQLADRSLVHPKGVLEDVLVQIDEFIFPIDFYVLDMGVDDSPSSSSILLGRPFLKTSKKKIDVYNGTLNMEFDGQVINFNVHEVTG